In a genomic window of Cuculus canorus isolate bCucCan1 chromosome Z, bCucCan1.pri, whole genome shotgun sequence:
- the LOC104059504 gene encoding survival motor neuron protein isoform X1: MQQKKKKAANERKSLQAGGQGLPPGAWPEGPEVTSHCARSVGMAERVLFRRGTGQSDDSDVWDDTALIKAYDKAVASFKNALRNGECSEPSDRQDQRLRMKRKNNRRNRNRKKSNAMPMKQWKVGDSCNAVWSEDGNVYLATIASINQKRGTCVVTYTGYGNQEEQNLSDLLPPASDETVNGMGSSGENENETPYSTDESEKSSQSAQNKNCTKARFSPQNLRFPSPPGAPVLERPGSKFKTPPSFLSRWPPPFPAGPPLIPPPPPIGPDSSEDDEALGTMLIAWYMSGYHTGYYLGLKQSRMEAALERETHAK; the protein is encoded by the exons atgcagcaaaaaaaaaaaaaagcagcaaatgaaagGAAGTCTCTGCAAGCAGGAG ggcaggggctgccccCCGGGGCGTGGCCAGAGGGGCCGGAAGTGACGTCGCATTGCGCGCGCTCTGTCGGTATGGCGGAGCGGGTGCTTTTCCGGCGCGGCACCGGACAG AGCGACGACTCGGACGTGTGGGACGACACCGCCCTCATCAAGGCGTATGACAAGGCCGTGGCCTCCTTCAAG AACGCCTTAAGGAATGGAGAGTGCTCGGAGCCTTCGGATAGGCAAGATCAGCGCCTGCggatgaagaggaaaaacaatagGAGGAACAGGAATAGGAAGAAGAGCAACGCCATGCCTATGAAACAG TGGAAAGTTGGTGACAGCTGTAATGCTGTTTGGTCTGAGGATGGTAACGTGTACCTAGCAACTATTGCCTCCATCAATCAGAAGAGGGGCACGTGTGTTGTTACTTACACGGGATATGGAAATCAGGAGGAGCAGAACCTGTCTGATCTACTTCCCCCAGCCAGCGATGAAACAGTAAATGGGATGGGCAGTTCTGGGGAG AATGAAAATGAGACTCCATATTCAACagatgaaagtgaaaaatcttCACAATCGGCTCAAAACAAAAACTGTACTAAAGCAAGATTCTCCCCTCAAAACCTACGTTTTCCTTCACCACCAGGAGCCCCAGTCCTGGAAAGG cCTGGATCAAAATTCAAGACACCTCCATCATTTTTATCACGCTGGCCCCCACCCTTCCCAGCAGGACCACCG TTGattcctcctccaccacctaTTGGGCCAGACTCTTCTGAGGATGATGAAGCATTGGGGACCATGTTGATAGCCTGGTACATGAGTGGTTATCACACTGGCTATTACCTG GGTTTAAAACAAAGTCGGATGGAAGCAGCACTGGAGAGAGAAACACATGCAAAATAA
- the LOC104059504 gene encoding survival motor neuron protein isoform X2, translated as MQQKKKKAANERKSLQAGGQGLPPGAWPEGPEVTSHCARSVGMAERVLFRRGTGQSDDSDVWDDTALIKAYDKAVASFKNALRNGECSEPSDRQDQRLRMKRKNNRRNRNRKKSNAMPMKQWKVGDSCNAVWSEDGNVYLATIASINQKRGTCVVTYTGYGNQEEQNLSDLLPPASDETNENETPYSTDESEKSSQSAQNKNCTKARFSPQNLRFPSPPGAPVLERPGSKFKTPPSFLSRWPPPFPAGPPLIPPPPPIGPDSSEDDEALGTMLIAWYMSGYHTGYYLGLKQSRMEAALERETHAK; from the exons atgcagcaaaaaaaaaaaaaagcagcaaatgaaagGAAGTCTCTGCAAGCAGGAG ggcaggggctgccccCCGGGGCGTGGCCAGAGGGGCCGGAAGTGACGTCGCATTGCGCGCGCTCTGTCGGTATGGCGGAGCGGGTGCTTTTCCGGCGCGGCACCGGACAG AGCGACGACTCGGACGTGTGGGACGACACCGCCCTCATCAAGGCGTATGACAAGGCCGTGGCCTCCTTCAAG AACGCCTTAAGGAATGGAGAGTGCTCGGAGCCTTCGGATAGGCAAGATCAGCGCCTGCggatgaagaggaaaaacaatagGAGGAACAGGAATAGGAAGAAGAGCAACGCCATGCCTATGAAACAG TGGAAAGTTGGTGACAGCTGTAATGCTGTTTGGTCTGAGGATGGTAACGTGTACCTAGCAACTATTGCCTCCATCAATCAGAAGAGGGGCACGTGTGTTGTTACTTACACGGGATATGGAAATCAGGAGGAGCAGAACCTGTCTGATCTACTTCCCCCAGCCAGCGATGAAACA AATGAAAATGAGACTCCATATTCAACagatgaaagtgaaaaatcttCACAATCGGCTCAAAACAAAAACTGTACTAAAGCAAGATTCTCCCCTCAAAACCTACGTTTTCCTTCACCACCAGGAGCCCCAGTCCTGGAAAGG cCTGGATCAAAATTCAAGACACCTCCATCATTTTTATCACGCTGGCCCCCACCCTTCCCAGCAGGACCACCG TTGattcctcctccaccacctaTTGGGCCAGACTCTTCTGAGGATGATGAAGCATTGGGGACCATGTTGATAGCCTGGTACATGAGTGGTTATCACACTGGCTATTACCTG GGTTTAAAACAAAGTCGGATGGAAGCAGCACTGGAGAGAGAAACACATGCAAAATAA
- the LOC104059504 gene encoding survival motor neuron protein isoform X3, giving the protein MQQKKKKAANERKSLQAGGQGLPPGAWPEGPEVTSHCARSVGMAERVLFRRGTGQSDDSDVWDDTALIKAYDKAVASFKNALRNGECSEPSDRQDQRLRMKRKNNRRNRNRKKSNAMPMKQNENETPYSTDESEKSSQSAQNKNCTKARFSPQNLRFPSPPGAPVLERPGSKFKTPPSFLSRWPPPFPAGPPLIPPPPPIGPDSSEDDEALGTMLIAWYMSGYHTGYYLGLKQSRMEAALERETHAK; this is encoded by the exons atgcagcaaaaaaaaaaaaaagcagcaaatgaaagGAAGTCTCTGCAAGCAGGAG ggcaggggctgccccCCGGGGCGTGGCCAGAGGGGCCGGAAGTGACGTCGCATTGCGCGCGCTCTGTCGGTATGGCGGAGCGGGTGCTTTTCCGGCGCGGCACCGGACAG AGCGACGACTCGGACGTGTGGGACGACACCGCCCTCATCAAGGCGTATGACAAGGCCGTGGCCTCCTTCAAG AACGCCTTAAGGAATGGAGAGTGCTCGGAGCCTTCGGATAGGCAAGATCAGCGCCTGCggatgaagaggaaaaacaatagGAGGAACAGGAATAGGAAGAAGAGCAACGCCATGCCTATGAAACAG AATGAAAATGAGACTCCATATTCAACagatgaaagtgaaaaatcttCACAATCGGCTCAAAACAAAAACTGTACTAAAGCAAGATTCTCCCCTCAAAACCTACGTTTTCCTTCACCACCAGGAGCCCCAGTCCTGGAAAGG cCTGGATCAAAATTCAAGACACCTCCATCATTTTTATCACGCTGGCCCCCACCCTTCCCAGCAGGACCACCG TTGattcctcctccaccacctaTTGGGCCAGACTCTTCTGAGGATGATGAAGCATTGGGGACCATGTTGATAGCCTGGTACATGAGTGGTTATCACACTGGCTATTACCTG GGTTTAAAACAAAGTCGGATGGAAGCAGCACTGGAGAGAGAAACACATGCAAAATAA